The DNA segment TGTTTCACGTGTGACAGACATTGGAAACGAAACTCCTAGTTAttcagaagatacattttctaAAGACGATGTTTTTTTCAATACTTCCGCTTCTCTTGGCACTGCACCCGTCATACCTACTAGTTCGCAATACGGATTAGCTATAGTAGATGCTAATGAAAATTGTGGAAACTCTCCCTCAGCCTGTGTAAATAATATAGCAGGTAGTGAATTACATGTTACGGTTCCAGATAGTGTGATAAATATAGTAGGCGTTAAGCATAATGAAACTGAAATGAGGGATATCCATTCGCATCCGGGAAGAAATGAGCGATTTAAAGTTGTGAAAATAGAAAGTACAGAACCTTTTAAAAGAGGACGGTGGATTTGCATGGACTATTTAGATCATAGTATGATTCAAAGCCAACAAACTCAAGCTAACGTTTCGAATTTACCAGTTAAAGAGCAGATTGAAAACGTGCATAGCCCAGCTACTGTTGGTCACCAGGCAACAGATAGTGGCATTTGTTTGTCAGATATGAACTCTCAAAACATGAACTCCGTTGAAGACAAAGTGCCTTTAAACGTTGACAAAGGGACACAACAAGATCAACAACAATCAAATGTTCAATATATTAACCAAAATAGTGGACAAACAAATACTGGTGCTTATTCTAACCCATCTCCTGGACAAACTATGCAGTCCCAGCCAGTAAGCATTAGTAGCAGCCAGGCTCAAATGCTTCAACAACACATTCAAAGCATGTCTTTGAATTCACCCATGAATCAAAACATGTTGAATACGAATCAGCATCAGAGTCTTCAAGCACAACAGATGCAACAAGTTATAGCAAGTGCGAACATGCAAATGCCTCAGGTACCATTGCCTCAACAACTGGGTCAACCTGTACAGATGCAGCACCTTCAACAATTCCAACAACCTCAACAGGTGCAACAGCAAGTTATTCAGCCGATGCAACCAGTTCATAGTATTCAGTCACAACCAATGCAAGTACCTCAAACAATAATCCAGACTATACCACAACAACCGATATCAGCACCAGCAAACTACCCTCCAACTTCGGCGCATATTGCACAAACCATTCAGATGCCTGTACAGACGCAGCCGTCACCACAAACCTATCCAGTAGCAGCAGGAGGCAGTCTACAGCAGTGTCCACCAGGCATGATATCGGTGCAACAGCATCCAATGCAACAACCACAATACTACACCACCACTCAAGGCATTTCGATGATGCCGTCGCAGCAGCAACCACCGCAAATGATGACTATTCCGACGCAGGTGCCGCATCAGCAGACAGCTGTCGGCATGCAGCAGCCGTATGCAATGCAgccacaacaacaacaacagcaggCGCAGTCACAGGGTCAACAACAGCAGCAACAGATGCACCACGTGCCGACGACGTCGATGGCCGGCTACGCCCCGGTGCCGACTGCCGCCCAGGTGGTGGCCGCCGTCAGCCAGGCGGCCGCATCTATGGTGCCTACGTCACAGTCTGCCGCCACCCAGATGATCCAGCAGATGTACGGCACTGTCATGCAGGGCCAAATGTTCAGGAACGGGGCGGTACCCTCCAGTGTGGTGGACGCCATCACCTCTGAGCCTGGAGTCATCGAGCGGGTCGTCCAGTCCACTGGCATCCTCGA comes from the Nilaparvata lugens isolate BPH chromosome 1, ASM1435652v1, whole genome shotgun sequence genome and includes:
- the LOC111064363 gene encoding protein bunched, class 2/F/G isoform isoform X2, whose amino-acid sequence is MAEKSQKTSKGLEKNKYSNAVNRTTSESLRLGESDKPIAHPTTLISSATNAKKKTSFQITSVTVGSRTSNDGGEDSADDLDESHTEDISDVVDVSRVTDIGNETPSYSEDTFSKDDVFFNTSASLGTAPVIPTSSQYGLAIVDANENCGNSPSACVNNIAGSELHVTVPDSVINIVGVKHNETEMRDIHSHPGRNERFKVVKIESTEPFKRGRWICMDYLDHSMIQSQQTQANVSNLPVKEQIENVHSPATVGHQATDSGICLSDMNSQNMNSVEDKVPLNVDKGTQQDQQQSNVQYINQNSGQTNTGAYSNPSPGQTMQSQPVSISSSQAQMLQQHIQSMSLNSPMNQNMLNTNQHQSLQAQQMQQVIASANMQMPQVPLPQQLGQPVQMQHLQQFQQPQQVQQQVIQPMQPVHSIQSQPMQVPQTIIQTIPQQPISAPANYPPTSAHIAQTIQMPVQTQPSPQTYPVAAGGSLQQCPPGMISVQQHPMQQPQYYTTTQGISMMPSQQQPPQMMTIPTQVPHQQTAVGMQQPYAMQPQQQQQQAQSQGQQQQQQMHHVPTTSMAGYAPVPTAAQVVAAVSQAAASMVPTSQSAATQMIQQMYGTVMQGQMFRNGAVPSSVVDAITSEPGVIERVVQSTGILETLANVASINNNDNSETPAAGEDPESTSGASAVAIDNKIEQAMDLVKSHLMFAVREEVEVLKEKIAELMDRINHLEFENSFLKANATQETLAQLSSMPQPPSSSGAP
- the LOC111064363 gene encoding protein bunched, class 2/F/G isoform isoform X1, which encodes MAEKSQKTSKGLEKNKYSNAVNRTTSESLRLGESDKPIAHPTTLISSATNAKKKTSFQITSVTVGSRTSNDGGEDSADDLDESHTEDISDVVDVSRVTDIGNETPSYSEDTFSKDDVFFNTSASLGTAPVIPTSSQYGLAIVDANENCGNSPSACVNNIAGSELHVTVPDSVINIVGVKHNETEMRDIHSHPGRNERFKVVKIESTEPFKRGRWICMDYLDHSMIQSQQTQANVSNLPVKEQIENVHSPATVGHQATDSGICLSDMNSQNMNSVEDKVPLNVDKGTQQDQQQSNVQYINQNSGQTNTGAYSNPSPGQTMQSQPVSISSSQAQMLQQHIQSMSLNSPMNQNMLNTNQHQSLQAQQMQQVIASANMQMPQVPLPQQLGQPVQMQHLQQFQQPQQVQQQVIQPMQPVHSIQSQPMQVPQTIIQTIPQQPISAPANYPPTSAHIAQTIQMPVQTQPSPQTYPVAAGGSLQQCPPGMISVQQHPMQQPQYYTTTQGISMMPSQQQPPQMMTIPTQVPHQQTAVGMQQPYAMQPQQQQQQAQSQGQQQQQQMHHVPTTSMAGYAPVPTAAQVVAAVSQAAASMVPTSQSAATQMIQQMYGTVMQGQMFRNGAVPSSVVDAITSEPGVIERVVQSTGILETLANVASINNNDNSETPAAGEDPESLAGLARALVHGSCNDLTQLDRHHVVREPSPTSSTSGASAVAIDNKIEQAMDLVKSHLMFAVREEVEVLKEKIAELMDRINHLEFENSFLKANATQETLAQLSSMPQPPSSSGAP